The stretch of DNA CTGCACGAGGTCCTCATCAAACATCTACATGCTGTCGCTTCTGGCATCTGTTGTTGAGCATCGCGGCGAAGAAGATGCCAAGGCGTGGGTTGAAGGCTTGTGGGCCAACCGCGCCCGCGACCCTGAAGGCGGCGATACGGACCAGCTGCGCGCCATTGCGTCGGGCCAGTGCGCCATTGCTGTTGCCAACACCTACTACTTTGCCCGTGCGCTCTCTCAGGACGTACGCGACCTGGCCAACCCGGACGACACGGACCGCATCGGCATTGTGTTCCCGGATCAGCCGACTGAGGACAATGACGCAAACGGCACCCACGTAAATGTGTCGGCCGGTGGTGTAGTGGCAAATGCCCCCAACCGCGACAATGCCATTGCCTTCCTGGAGTATCTGGCAACCGATGCGGCGCAGAAATACTTCGCCGACGGCAACAACGAATACCCCGTCGTTGAAGGTGTCGAGGCTTCATCCGCTGTTGAGTCACTGGGTGCATTTGAGGCAGACGACCTGCCGCTCATCAAGCTGGGTGAAAACCAGGCCACAGCTCAGAAAATCTACAACGAAGTCGGCTACCAGTAAGATCCTCCCTGGCAGCAGGCATACTTGGGGCCCGGTCGCTTTTGCGATCGGGCCTCCTTTTATTTGCCAGTCTTTTTATTTGGGCGTCTTGCTGCCGGGCCGTGACGCCATGATCGTCCGTGACAGGATGATCACCGGCAGGAGGCCGGTTGCGACAATCATCAAACTGGCGGTGGATGCTTCCGCCAGTCGTTCGTCGCTTGCAAGCCGATAGGCCTGAATGGCCAGCGTATCGAAGTTGAAGGGCCGCATGATCAATGTGGCCGGTAGTTCTTTCACCACATCTACAAACACAATGAGGCCGGCGGTCAAAAGACTGCCCCGCATCAGCGGTGAGTGAACTTCAATCAGTGTGGCCAGCTTCGAGCGCCCAAGCGACCGGGCAGCCGCATCCATATTGGGCGTCACCTTGGCAAGGCTTGCCTCAACCGTGTTGATGGACACCGCCATGAAGCGGACGATATAGGCGAACACGAGGCCAACGATGGAGCCTGTCAGGATAAGCCCTGTTGATATACCAAACGTCGCGCGCATCCATGCGTCCAGCGCGTTGTCCATATTCGCCAGCGGAATGAGCACACCCACGGCGATCACTGATCCGGGGATCGCATAGCCAAGGCTCGTCATCCGGTTGGCAAGGCGTGCGAGCGGGCTGCCCGAGAGCCGGACTGCGTACGCCATGAGCAGCGCCAGAGCCACGGCCAGCACCGCGGCAATCCCTGCCAGTGTGAAAGTGTTGAGTGTCAGCGTGATGTAACGGCTGCCGAACAGATCATGCCCGCCAACAAAGTTGAGATAGATGAGAATACCCAGCGGCAGCAGGAAACCGAGTGTCACCGGCAAGGCGCATGCTGCAAAGGCGAGGGCACCGCGGATGCCTTTGAGCTCATAGTCCGGCAGGCGCTGCAGCCGCGTTGTGGTTTGCTCGTAGGTGGCGCCCGACCGGCTGAGGCGTTCTACAAGAATGAGCAGCGTGACAATGCCCAACAGTCCAGCAGAAAGCTGGCCCGCCAACACCCGGTCCCCAAGGGAAAACCAGCTTTGATAGATCGCCGTCGTAAAGCTGCGCACACCAAAGTGCGAAACCGTTCCGAAATCAGCCAGCGTTTCCATGATCGCAAGCGCAGCGCCCGCCGCAATGGCAGGGCGGGCCAGGGGAAGCGCCGTCTTCCAGAACGCGCCCCAGGCTGACTGGCCAAGGGTGCGGGCGGCTTCAAGGGCGCAGACTGATTGTTCAAGGAATGTCGCGCGCGCCAGCAGATAGACATAGGGGTACAGCACGAAGGAAAACACGAACACCGCGCCCCCTTCGGAGCGAATGTTGGGGAACCAGTAATCCTGCGCACCCCATCCGGTAACGTCGCGCAGCAAGGTTTGTACGGGGCCGGGGTGGTGCAGAAAGTCCGTATACGCATAAGCCACCACATAGGCGGGCACGGCGAGGGGCAGGATCAGCGCCCAGTGGAAAATCTCGCGACCGGGAAACCGGCACATGGTCACAAGCCATGCGGTTGAAACCCCGAGCACAAGAAC from Pyruvatibacter sp. HU-CL02332 encodes:
- a CDS encoding Fe(3+) ABC transporter substrate-binding protein, which encodes MRLLVAAAAAVIAFPLAAQAAGEVNIYSSRHYDTDERLYSDFEEATGITVNRIEDKANVLIERIKAEGENSPADILLTVDAGRLYQADQAGIFQSIDSDTLEDRIPENLRHPDGHWFGFSTRGRAIFYDKAKIDPADVQTYASLADPKLKGLVCTRSSSNIYMLSLLASVVEHRGEEDAKAWVEGLWANRARDPEGGDTDQLRAIASGQCAIAVANTYYFARALSQDVRDLANPDDTDRIGIVFPDQPTEDNDANGTHVNVSAGGVVANAPNRDNAIAFLEYLATDAAQKYFADGNNEYPVVEGVEASSAVESLGAFEADDLPLIKLGENQATAQKIYNEVGYQ
- a CDS encoding iron ABC transporter permease, whose product is MALIEPSHSALTDRGLPDRGLPDAGLPLAARLRGLFSTGTAGRTLTISAFIVALVISLPALAVISSLFDTTTASLSGLGQSVMAQLLTNSLILATGTLAGVLVLGVSTAWLVTMCRFPGREIFHWALILPLAVPAYVVAYAYTDFLHHPGPVQTLLRDVTGWGAQDYWFPNIRSEGGAVFVFSFVLYPYVYLLARATFLEQSVCALEAARTLGQSAWGAFWKTALPLARPAIAAGAALAIMETLADFGTVSHFGVRSFTTAIYQSWFSLGDRVLAGQLSAGLLGIVTLLILVERLSRSGATYEQTTTRLQRLPDYELKGIRGALAFAACALPVTLGFLLPLGILIYLNFVGGHDLFGSRYITLTLNTFTLAGIAAVLAVALALLMAYAVRLSGSPLARLANRMTSLGYAIPGSVIAVGVLIPLANMDNALDAWMRATFGISTGLILTGSIVGLVFAYIVRFMAVSINTVEASLAKVTPNMDAAARSLGRSKLATLIEVHSPLMRGSLLTAGLIVFVDVVKELPATLIMRPFNFDTLAIQAYRLASDERLAEASTASLMIVATGLLPVIILSRTIMASRPGSKTPK